In Mycoplasma feriruminatoris, the sequence ACTTCTTTATTAACAGCATGAATTTCATCAATAAATAACACATCTTTTTCTTTAATACTTGTTAGTATTGAAATAATATCACTAGCTTTTTGTAAATTAGGACCATTTAAAATTCTAATATTTGTTTTTAGTTGTTTTGATAATAAATAAGCTAAACTAGTTTTTCCATAACCACTAGGTCCATAAATAAAAATATGATCAACTGTTTTATTTTGTTTTTTTGCAGATTTTATAAAAACTTTTAGATTATCTAAAATATTATTCTGACCAATATATTCTTCTCATTTTTCAGGTCTAAACATATAAACTCTTTCTATTAGTTATGTAAATAACTTAGTTGTTCTAAAACAAATTTAGTTAAATCATCTATACTCATATCTTCATCTATATTAATAATGATTTTATAAATATCTTTAGTTCTATATCCTAGTTTTTCTAAGCTTGTAATTACTTTAGTTTTTTTATCACTAATTTTGTTGTTAAATAGTTCTTTTTGTACGTTGTTTATAATTAGTTTTGCTGTATAACTACCTATTCCTTTAAGCTGTAATATTTTATCAGTTTTACCATTTTTAAAAATATCAATTAATTCATCATATAAATAGTTTTCTAAAATTAAAAAAGCAGTTTTTTCTCCAATTGTATTTATATTAATTAATATTTCAAAAAGATCTCTTACTAATTGGTTTTTAAACCCATAGTATTTTAAAACATTATCTATTATATTAGTTGCTATATAAACTTTATTATTTTCATTTAATTTGAATTGCTCTAAATCACTTTTTAAATATGAAACTCGATATCCTAAATTATTTTGTTCTAAATATATAAACTTGTCATCTATTTTATTTAATAATCCATTTATAAAATCGTTCATAATCTCACCTCATATAAGTATTAGGAAAAAATATTTAAAAGTGACTAATTATTTTAAAAATATGAATGATTTTATTTATAAAGAATAAAAAAAGAGTCATAAGACTCTTAATTATAATTATTTACCACTATTTGTATTTACGGTTTTGTTTTTGTTTGTAAATACGTTTTTCTTTTTTGCTTAAGTGGTATTCACGTTTTCTAGCTTCTGCTTTATTTGATGAAGCTACTTTTTGAAAGCGTTTTAATGCTTTTTCAATTGTTTCTCCATCATGAACAATAACACTTGCCATTAACTTTTTCAACTCCAATTCAATACAAAAATAATTATATCTTAAGTTGTTTTAAAAATAAAGTTTTTTAATGTTTTTTAGTAATTTGCAAATTATGTTTTGTTGATAAAAAGTAGTTTTTTACAGTAGATAAATAGCAGATTTAATATTTTTGACAATTAATTATATAAGAATTTGAAATAAAAATGGGTATTATACCACATTATTTTTTATAATCAATATTCTTTCATTTTTTATATTGACATTATATATACTAGTATATATAATGCAAGTGTTATATATGTTTGGATTTGTATATAACAAGTATTTTAAAATTTTTATAAGGAGATATATTAAATTGAAAAGAATATT encodes:
- the ruvA gene encoding Holliday junction branch migration protein RuvA; translation: MNDFINGLLNKIDDKFIYLEQNNLGYRVSYLKSDLEQFKLNENNKVYIATNIIDNVLKYYGFKNQLVRDLFEILININTIGEKTAFLILENYLYDELIDIFKNGKTDKILQLKGIGSYTAKLIINNVQKELFNNKISDKKTKVITSLEKLGYRTKDIYKIIINIDEDMSIDDLTKFVLEQLSYLHN
- the rpsU gene encoding 30S ribosomal protein S21 — its product is MASVIVHDGETIEKALKRFQKVASSNKAEARKREYHLSKKEKRIYKQKQNRKYK